A DNA window from Paenibacillus andongensis contains the following coding sequences:
- a CDS encoding FAD-dependent oxidoreductase — protein MSQFMRASTRKKRDVMMEVALTMFMEKGYENVSVDDIIAATGSSKGTFYHYFKSKDAIISALYSKQIQLIQEWVKQPPSKVQSLEGHINRLFLDLSSNIQSSPRLVRSLQALSLQNETIKTEEQQQLNVLSESLLHWLPEPRKIELLVCMYAGTVRTWCNQDDADLLSMMKNNLAWLWVGIRSDEPYASLQVEPVPKEENKMKVAIIGGGLAGLTAAAYLSENPHVEGILFERSPQLGGRAFTYEKAGFTLNYGAHAIYGIDRHTLTNMERDLGLSFSSKQVDKRKVFYAKHNQLTAAPLDAINLLKTDLLSTMQKVRFVGEITAIIANIHNLKNYATLADYLAESNADEDVKELWEHLVCSNFFITPEDARNVSGAVISEYYHNLFLSSKPVNYILGSWAVITNQLKQKLTTSGKWEIALQEGVESLRYADRKFVLQTKNREMAFDKVIFAMPVQQVVKLLKGTAWEPFLAPYESNTATEVMVYDVGLSRVVARPFSYISDMDNKLFISDVSATDHTLVPEGGQLLQGIAYLSDRFDNEEQRKAYLEEKNLQMEALFDKYYPGWRDATAVKRVSKKAMVSSVKNIASNNLLPIRVENVPFYFCGDGCTGKGELAERAFSSARTAALSIVQEVQQALQNV, from the coding sequence ATGAGCCAATTCATGAGAGCCTCCACCCGCAAAAAGCGTGATGTGATGATGGAAGTCGCTTTAACCATGTTTATGGAAAAAGGGTATGAGAATGTGTCCGTAGACGATATCATCGCGGCGACGGGATCATCAAAGGGAACTTTTTATCATTATTTTAAAAGTAAAGATGCCATCATTTCAGCCCTTTACAGTAAGCAAATTCAATTGATTCAAGAATGGGTGAAGCAGCCTCCCTCCAAGGTCCAATCCCTTGAAGGACACATTAATCGCTTATTCTTAGACTTATCGTCCAACATTCAATCTTCACCCCGGTTAGTCCGGAGTTTACAAGCTTTATCCCTGCAAAATGAAACTATAAAAACCGAAGAACAACAGCAATTAAACGTACTTTCTGAAAGTTTATTGCATTGGCTTCCTGAACCCAGAAAAATTGAACTGCTCGTTTGCATGTATGCGGGAACGGTCCGCACCTGGTGCAATCAAGATGACGCCGATTTACTTTCCATGATGAAAAACAACTTAGCCTGGCTTTGGGTAGGTATACGCTCCGATGAGCCCTACGCCTCCCTACAGGTAGAACCAGTCCCCAAGGAGGAAAACAAAATGAAAGTAGCAATTATTGGCGGTGGCTTGGCAGGATTAACAGCGGCCGCTTATTTATCAGAGAATCCACATGTTGAAGGCATTCTTTTCGAACGCAGTCCGCAGCTTGGAGGACGCGCTTTTACTTACGAAAAAGCAGGATTTACACTCAACTATGGCGCACATGCCATCTATGGGATTGATCGTCATACATTAACAAACATGGAACGTGATCTTGGACTATCTTTTTCTTCTAAGCAAGTAGATAAACGCAAAGTTTTTTATGCGAAACATAATCAACTAACAGCAGCACCGCTTGATGCTATTAACCTCTTAAAAACCGATCTGCTCAGCACGATGCAAAAAGTAAGATTCGTCGGTGAAATTACTGCCATTATCGCGAATATTCACAACTTAAAAAACTACGCAACTCTTGCTGATTATTTGGCAGAGTCCAATGCGGACGAGGATGTTAAAGAGTTATGGGAGCATTTGGTTTGCTCCAACTTCTTCATTACGCCTGAGGATGCTCGCAACGTATCCGGAGCTGTAATCAGCGAATACTATCACAACTTGTTCCTTTCCTCGAAGCCCGTCAATTATATATTGGGAAGCTGGGCTGTTATTACGAATCAACTTAAGCAAAAGCTGACAACGTCCGGCAAATGGGAAATTGCTCTTCAAGAAGGCGTGGAAAGCCTCCGGTATGCGGATCGCAAATTTGTATTGCAAACCAAAAACCGTGAAATGGCTTTTGACAAAGTGATTTTTGCTATGCCGGTTCAGCAAGTCGTCAAACTTCTGAAAGGTACAGCATGGGAGCCGTTCCTAGCTCCGTATGAATCCAATACCGCAACAGAAGTTATGGTGTATGACGTTGGGTTAAGCCGTGTTGTTGCGAGACCTTTCAGCTACATCAGCGACATGGATAACAAGCTATTCATCAGTGATGTTTCCGCGACAGATCATACACTTGTACCCGAAGGCGGACAGCTGCTTCAAGGTATCGCATACTTAAGCGACCGCTTTGATAATGAGGAGCAGCGTAAAGCGTATCTAGAAGAAAAGAACCTCCAAATGGAAGCCCTATTTGATAAATATTATCCAGGCTGGCGTGATGCTACAGCCGTGAAACGGGTATCAAAGAAAGCGATGGTATCCAGCGTGAAAAACATTGCTTCCAATAATTTACTACCGATACGCGTGGAAAACGTGCCTTTCTACTTCTGCGGAGACGGCTGTACAGGTAAGGGTGAGCTTGCAGAACGCGCATTCTCTAGTGCCCGCACCGCGGCGTTATCCATTGTACAAGAAGTTCAGCAAGCTCTTCAAAATGTTTAA
- a CDS encoding NfeD family protein: MMFVEHLSAFLTHPVTATVLLVVGIIGIALELLFFSSGLLALAGVAGFALYFLGFYLAGFAGFGDMAIFGIGLLLLILELVVPSFGILSVLGAICLFGGVLMASSDPTQAAIMLGIALLLAIVAISFAIKTFKHRGIWNRFILKEQLTTNKGFTSSPDRSYLIGMTGEAITPLRPAGTAIIHGERVDVVTNGSFIATGRNIVVLEVEGVRVVVREVDTNNAERL; this comes from the coding sequence ATGATGTTTGTAGAACACTTATCTGCCTTTCTGACTCATCCCGTTACAGCGACGGTATTATTGGTGGTTGGGATCATTGGAATCGCATTGGAGCTTCTTTTTTTCAGCAGCGGATTGCTCGCCTTAGCGGGGGTAGCTGGTTTTGCATTATATTTTCTTGGGTTTTATTTAGCCGGGTTTGCTGGTTTTGGTGACATGGCTATTTTCGGAATCGGGTTACTTCTTCTTATTCTAGAATTGGTCGTTCCGAGTTTTGGGATTCTAAGTGTGTTAGGTGCAATTTGTCTCTTTGGCGGGGTTCTGATGGCTTCTTCAGATCCGACGCAAGCAGCGATAATGCTGGGCATCGCGTTATTGTTGGCAATCGTTGCGATTTCCTTCGCGATCAAGACCTTTAAGCACCGCGGTATTTGGAACCGTTTTATTCTGAAGGAGCAGCTAACGACGAACAAAGGATTTACATCAAGCCCAGATCGATCCTATTTGATTGGAATGACGGGAGAAGCGATTACTCCGCTGCGCCCGGCTGGGACTGCAATTATTCATGGAGAGCGCGTAGATGTAGTGACGAATGGCAGCTTTATTGCCACTGGAAGGAATATAGTCGTTTTGGAAGTAGAAGGAGTTCGCGTTGTCGTACGAGAAGTTGATACCAATAATGCGGAGAGACTTTGA
- the rsgA gene encoding ribosome small subunit-dependent GTPase A → MKNEDLGWNSFFEKAFAPYRNEGYQVGRVSLEHKHMYRVQTEVGEALAEVSGKMRHLAFRREDYPAVGDWVVLSIRGEEQRATIHAVLPRKSKFSRKVAGQVTEEQIVASNVDTVFLFTALNLDFNVRRIERYMVLAWESGANPVIVLSKADLCEDPEALAAEVAAVAVGVPIHIISSAENRGLNELAAYITPGQTVALLGSSGVGKSTLVNRIYGKDILETGDIRSGDDKGKHTTTHRELITLPGGGILIDTPGMRELQLWDVSEGLSTSFQDIEELAEMCYFQDCKHENEPKCAVNHALDEGTLAVERFNNYIKLQKELAYLARKEDKGLQAAEKAKWKKLRQSLKSQHNR, encoded by the coding sequence TTGAAAAATGAAGATTTAGGATGGAATTCTTTTTTTGAAAAAGCATTCGCACCTTACCGAAACGAAGGATACCAGGTTGGACGGGTTTCCTTGGAACATAAACATATGTACCGCGTTCAGACGGAAGTCGGGGAAGCGCTAGCGGAGGTATCGGGTAAAATGCGGCATCTTGCTTTTCGTCGCGAGGACTATCCTGCTGTAGGTGATTGGGTCGTGCTGTCCATAAGGGGAGAAGAACAGCGAGCAACGATTCATGCTGTATTGCCGCGCAAAAGTAAGTTTTCCCGTAAAGTCGCCGGTCAAGTCACCGAAGAACAAATTGTCGCCTCGAATGTTGATACCGTTTTTTTATTCACAGCGCTAAATCTAGATTTTAATGTACGCCGTATTGAGCGTTATATGGTGTTAGCTTGGGAGAGCGGAGCAAATCCGGTTATTGTTTTAAGTAAAGCAGATTTATGTGAGGATCCGGAGGCGCTGGCCGCTGAGGTCGCGGCTGTTGCGGTGGGTGTGCCCATTCATATTATCAGCTCAGCTGAAAATCGCGGACTAAATGAGCTTGCTGCTTATATTACACCAGGCCAAACAGTCGCGCTTCTCGGCTCGTCCGGTGTTGGCAAATCCACCTTAGTGAATCGCATCTATGGGAAGGATATTCTGGAAACAGGGGATATTCGTTCGGGGGATGACAAAGGGAAGCATACGACGACCCACCGCGAGCTCATCACGCTTCCTGGAGGAGGCATATTAATTGATACGCCAGGTATGCGTGAACTCCAGCTGTGGGACGTTTCGGAGGGTCTAAGTACGTCATTTCAAGATATCGAAGAGCTAGCAGAAATGTGCTACTTTCAAGATTGCAAACATGAGAATGAACCAAAATGCGCTGTGAATCATGCGCTAGATGAAGGAACTTTGGCCGTTGAACGATTTAATAACTATATAAAATTACAAAAGGAACTCGCTTATTTGGCGCGCAAAGAAGATAAAGGGCTTCAAGCAGCCGAGAAAGCCAAATGGAAAAAGCTGCGGCAGTCATTAAAAAGTCAGCATAATCGTTAA
- a CDS encoding TIM-barrel domain-containing protein has protein sequence MSPPNREVPRILAFFTAFTLFGSTLTLLPASPAHAYVSSLGNLISSSVSGDTLTLTVDNGAEPSDDLLIVQAVQNGILKVDYRPNSIAPSAKTPMLDPNKTWSAVGAAINTAANPMTITTSNMKIEITKNPVRMTVKKADGTTLFWEPSGGGVFSDGVRFVHATGDNMYGIRSFNAFDSGGDLLRNSSSHAAHAGEQGDSGGPLIWSTAGYGLLVDSDGGYPYTDSTTGQMEFYYGGTPPEGRRYAKQNVEYYIMLGTPKEIMTGVGEITGKPPMLPKWSLGFMNFEWDTNQTEFTNNVDTYRAKNIPIDAYAFDYDWKKYGETNYGEFAWNTTNFPSASTTSLKTTMDAKGIKMIGITKPRIVTKDASTNVTTQGTDAANGGYFYSGHNEYQDYFIPVAVRSIDPYNASERSWFWNHSIDALNKGIVGWWNDETDKVSSGGASYWFGNFTTGHMSQTMYEGQRAYTSGAQRVWQTARTFYPGAQRYATTLWSGDIGIQYNKGERINWAAGMQEQRAVMLSSVNNGQVKWGMDTGGFNQQDGTTNNPNPDLYARWMQFSALTPVFRVHGNNHQQRQPWYFGSTAEEASKEAIQLRYSLIPYMYAYERSAYENGNGLVRPLMQVYPTDAAVKNYTDAWMFGDWLLAAPVVDKQQTSKDIYLPSGSWIDYARGNAITGGQTIRYSVNPDTLTDMPLFIKKGAIIPTQKVQDYVGQASVTSVDVDVFPDTAQSSFTYYDDDSASYNYEGGTYFKQNMIAQDNGAGSLSFTLGAKSGSYTPALQSYIVKLHGSAGTSVTNNSTAMTSYASLEALKAAAGEGWATGKDIYGDVTYVKVTAAAASSKSIAVTGVAAVSATSMQYEGEDASLSGNTVATKASINTNHTGYTGTGFVDGLGNDGAGVTFYPKVKTGGDYNVSLRYANASGSAKSVSIFVNGKRVKSTSLANLANWDTWSTQSELLPLTAGVNVVTYKYYSDAGDTGNANIDNITVPFAPIVGKYEAESAELSGGSALNSNHWYYSGTAFVDGLSAAGAQVKYNVNVPSAGSYQVALRYANGSAATKTLSTYINGSKLGQTSFTSPGTNWNVWQDNVQTVTLNAGANTIAFKYDTADSGNINLDRLLLSTSAAGTPVSEQNLLDNPGFERDTSQTNNWVEWHPSTQAVAYGVDSGSTTNPPESPWTGDKRAYFFAAGAYQQSIHQTISVPVNNVKYKFEAWVRMKNTLPTTARAEIQNYGGSAIYANISNSGVWKYISVSDIMVTNGQIDVGFYVDSPGGTTLHIDDVRVTKQ, from the coding sequence ATGAGTCCACCAAACAGAGAAGTTCCACGTATCCTTGCTTTTTTTACAGCGTTTACGTTGTTTGGTTCAACCCTTACCTTGCTTCCGGCTTCTCCTGCACATGCTTATGTCAGCAGCCTTGGGAATCTCATTTCTTCGAGTGTCTCCGGAGATACCTTGACACTAACCGTTGATAATGGTGCTGAGCCGAGTGATGATCTCTTGATTGTACAAGCGGTGCAAAACGGGATCTTGAAGGTGGATTATCGTCCAAATAGTATAGCGCCAAGTGCGAAGACGCCGATGCTCGATCCAAACAAAACTTGGTCAGCTGTAGGAGCTGCAATTAACACAGCAGCCAATCCAATGACCATTACAACCTCCAATATGAAGATTGAGATTACCAAGAACCCGGTACGAATGACGGTCAAAAAGGCGGACGGCACTACGCTATTCTGGGAGCCGTCCGGCGGCGGAGTATTCTCAGATGGTGTGCGTTTCGTACATGCAACAGGGGATAATATGTATGGTATCCGGAGTTTTAATGCTTTTGATAGCGGGGGCGATTTGCTTCGGAATTCGTCCAGTCATGCCGCCCATGCGGGTGAACAAGGAGATTCCGGTGGTCCGCTTATTTGGAGTACAGCGGGTTATGGATTATTAGTCGATAGCGATGGCGGTTACCCCTATACAGATAGCACAACTGGCCAGATGGAGTTTTATTATGGTGGAACCCCACCTGAGGGACGTCGTTATGCGAAACAAAACGTAGAGTATTATATTATGCTCGGAACCCCCAAGGAAATTATGACCGGCGTAGGGGAAATCACGGGGAAACCACCCATGCTGCCTAAGTGGTCGCTTGGATTCATGAACTTTGAGTGGGATACGAATCAAACAGAATTTACGAATAATGTGGATACGTATCGTGCCAAAAATATCCCCATAGATGCTTACGCCTTCGACTATGACTGGAAAAAGTACGGAGAAACCAACTATGGTGAATTCGCGTGGAATACAACTAATTTCCCTTCTGCTTCCACGACTTCTCTAAAGACAACAATGGATGCTAAAGGCATCAAAATGATTGGAATTACGAAACCCCGTATCGTTACGAAAGATGCTTCTACGAATGTGACGACCCAAGGAACGGACGCGGCAAACGGTGGTTACTTTTATTCGGGCCATAACGAGTATCAAGATTATTTCATCCCCGTAGCTGTACGCAGTATCGACCCTTATAATGCAAGCGAACGTTCCTGGTTCTGGAATCATTCCATAGATGCGCTTAATAAAGGGATCGTAGGTTGGTGGAATGACGAGACAGATAAAGTATCTTCGGGTGGAGCTTCGTATTGGTTTGGCAATTTCACAACAGGCCACATGTCTCAAACGATGTACGAAGGTCAGCGGGCTTACACGAGTGGAGCACAGCGTGTTTGGCAAACGGCTAGAACTTTCTATCCAGGTGCCCAGCGGTATGCTACTACGCTTTGGTCTGGTGATATCGGCATTCAATACAATAAAGGCGAACGGATCAACTGGGCTGCCGGGATGCAGGAGCAAAGGGCTGTTATGTTATCTTCCGTGAACAATGGCCAAGTGAAATGGGGCATGGATACCGGCGGATTCAATCAGCAGGATGGCACGACGAACAATCCGAATCCTGATTTATACGCACGTTGGATGCAGTTCAGCGCTCTAACACCTGTTTTCCGCGTGCACGGGAACAATCATCAGCAGCGTCAGCCATGGTACTTCGGATCGACAGCGGAGGAGGCCTCCAAAGAGGCGATTCAGCTGCGGTACTCTTTGATTCCTTATATGTATGCCTATGAGAGAAGTGCTTACGAGAATGGGAATGGTCTCGTTCGACCATTGATGCAGGTATATCCGACAGATGCTGCCGTCAAAAATTACACGGATGCTTGGATGTTCGGTGACTGGCTGCTTGCTGCACCTGTGGTGGATAAACAGCAGACGAGTAAAGATATCTATTTGCCGTCTGGTTCATGGATTGATTATGCGCGTGGTAACGCAATAACTGGCGGTCAAACGATCCGATATTCGGTTAATCCGGACACGTTGACAGATATGCCTCTCTTTATTAAAAAAGGTGCCATTATTCCAACGCAGAAAGTGCAGGATTACGTTGGGCAGGCTTCCGTCACTTCCGTTGATGTGGATGTGTTTCCGGATACAGCGCAATCGAGTTTCACGTACTACGATGATGATAGCGCCAGTTATAACTACGAAGGCGGTACTTATTTTAAGCAAAATATGATTGCGCAGGATAATGGTGCAGGTTCGTTAAGTTTTACATTAGGCGCAAAGAGTGGCAGCTATACGCCAGCTCTCCAATCCTATATCGTTAAGCTGCACGGTTCTGCAGGAACTTCTGTAACGAATAACAGCACAGCTATGACGTCTTATGCAAGCTTGGAAGCATTAAAAGCTGCAGCTGGGGAAGGCTGGGCAACTGGGAAGGACATCTACGGGGATGTCACCTATGTGAAAGTGACAGCAGCTGCAGCTTCTTCTAAATCGATTGCTGTTACAGGTGTTGCTGCGGTGAGCGCAACTTCTATGCAATACGAAGGTGAGGATGCATCGCTTTCTGGCAATACGGTTGCTACAAAGGCTTCCATTAACACCAATCATACCGGATATACGGGGACAGGATTTGTTGACGGTTTGGGCAATGATGGCGCGGGTGTCACTTTCTATCCAAAGGTGAAAACTGGCGGTGACTATAATGTCTCCCTGCGTTATGCGAATGCTTCAGGCTCAGCCAAGTCTGTCAGTATTTTTGTTAATGGAAAAAGAGTGAAGTCCACCTCGCTCGCTAATCTTGCGAATTGGGACACTTGGTCAACGCAATCCGAGCTACTACCGCTGACGGCAGGAGTGAATGTTGTGACCTATAAGTATTACTCCGATGCAGGCGATACGGGCAATGCCAACATTGACAACATCACGGTACCCTTCGCGCCAATCGTCGGCAAGTATGAAGCAGAGAGCGCTGAGCTTTCTGGCGGCAGCGCATTGAACTCGAACCATTGGTACTATAGTGGTACGGCTTTTGTAGACGGATTGAGTGCGGCTGGCGCGCAGGTGAAATACAACGTGAATGTCCCTAGCGCCGGGAGCTATCAGGTAGCGCTGCGATATGCAAATGGTAGTGCAGCAACGAAAACACTGAGTACTTATATCAATGGATCCAAGCTAGGGCAAACCAGTTTCACGAGTCCTGGTACGAATTGGAACGTCTGGCAGGATAATGTGCAAACGGTAACGTTAAATGCAGGGGCAAACACGATTGCTTTTAAATACGACACCGCTGACAGTGGGAACATCAACTTAGATCGCTTGCTTCTTTCAACTTCAGCAGCGGGAACGCCGGTTTCTGAGCAGAATCTGCTAGACAATCCTGGTTTCGAGCGTGACACGAGTCAAACCAATAACTGGGTTGAATGGCATCCAAGTACGCAGGCTGTTGCTTATGGCGTTGACAGCGGCTCAACAACCAATCCGCCGGAATCCCCATGGACGGGGGATAAGCGGGCTTACTTCTTTGCGGCAGGCGCCTATCAACAAAGCATCCATCAAACAATTAGTGTTCCTGTTAATAATGTAAAATACAAATTCGAAGCCTGGGTCCGCATGAAGAACACGCTACCTACGACAGCCAGAGCCGAAATTCAAAACTATGGCGGATCTGCCATTTATGCGAACATCAGTAACAGCGGTGTTTGGAAATATATCAGTGTAAGTGATATTATGGTGACCAATGGCCAGATCGATGTTGGATTTTACGTGGATTCACCTGGTGGAACGACACTACACATTGATGATGTGCGCGTGACCAAACAATAA
- a CDS encoding GatB/YqeY domain-containing protein: protein MSLSDRLNEDMKQAMKSQDKFKLSVIRMVRSTIKNSEIDLKRALDDNEVLDVLTREIKQRKDSLQEFTKAGRDDLAESLKAELVILAEYMPQQLSEEEVKAIVQQTIQQIGASSKADMGKVMTALMPQVKGRADGKLINQLVQQLLG from the coding sequence ATGAGCTTAAGCGATCGATTGAACGAAGATATGAAGCAAGCGATGAAGAGTCAGGACAAGTTCAAACTCTCCGTAATTCGAATGGTAAGATCTACCATTAAGAATTCAGAGATTGATCTGAAAAGAGCCTTAGATGACAATGAAGTGCTTGACGTTCTAACTCGTGAAATCAAACAGCGTAAGGATTCCCTCCAAGAATTTACGAAGGCCGGCAGAGATGATTTGGCCGAGAGCCTGAAGGCAGAACTTGTTATTCTAGCTGAGTACATGCCGCAACAGCTTTCTGAGGAAGAAGTGAAAGCCATTGTACAGCAGACCATCCAGCAAATTGGTGCTTCTTCCAAAGCGGATATGGGCAAAGTGATGACGGCATTGATGCCTCAGGTCAAAGGACGCGCTGATGGTAAACTTATCAATCAGCTAGTTCAACAATTATTAGGTTAA
- a CDS encoding histidine triad nucleotide-binding protein: MSDCIFCKIIAGELPSKKVYEDEQIVAFHDIQPASPIHVLIIPKKHIASLADAGEEDWNMIGQIQRAAAQIARELDVEESGYRVITNIGANAGQIVHHLHYHLMAGARLSPLGVHN, encoded by the coding sequence ATGAGTGATTGTATATTCTGTAAAATTATTGCGGGGGAACTTCCCTCAAAGAAAGTGTATGAGGATGAGCAGATTGTTGCTTTCCATGATATTCAGCCAGCTTCTCCCATTCATGTCCTTATTATTCCTAAGAAGCATATTGCTTCGCTTGCCGATGCGGGAGAAGAGGATTGGAACATGATCGGTCAAATACAGCGTGCGGCTGCACAAATTGCTAGAGAACTAGACGTAGAAGAATCAGGTTATCGGGTTATTACGAATATTGGAGCTAACGCGGGCCAAATTGTTCACCATCTTCATTATCATCTTATGGCTGGAGCGCGTTTATCGCCATTAGGCGTACACAATTGA
- the rpsU gene encoding 30S ribosomal protein S21 — protein sequence MSETRVRKNETIDAALRRFKRSIAKDGILAEVKKRKHYDKPSVKRKLKSEAARKRKF from the coding sequence TTGTCAGAAACTCGAGTTCGTAAGAACGAAACTATAGATGCTGCACTTCGTCGCTTTAAGCGTTCCATCGCTAAGGATGGCATTCTTGCAGAAGTTAAAAAACGTAAACATTATGACAAGCCTAGCGTTAAGCGTAAGCTTAAATCTGAGGCTGCTCGTAAGAGAAAGTTCTAG
- the yqfC gene encoding sporulation protein YqfC, which yields MRRLTRKWNQFTAKILDLPQDVVQDLPRITMIGNVQLYVENHRGVLHFSSENLKLELTKGTLEVFGKQLVIRAILSEEVFIEGLIDHVKYEP from the coding sequence ATGCGTCGCTTGACCCGCAAATGGAATCAGTTCACGGCCAAAATCCTTGATCTACCTCAGGATGTGGTGCAGGACTTGCCGCGAATTACGATGATCGGCAACGTACAGCTTTATGTAGAGAATCATCGGGGTGTACTACATTTCTCAAGTGAAAACTTGAAGCTCGAACTTACGAAAGGGACGCTAGAAGTATTCGGGAAGCAATTAGTTATTCGAGCGATTCTTTCAGAAGAAGTGTTTATTGAAGGCTTGATCGATCATGTGAAATATGAACCATAG
- the floA gene encoding flotillin-like protein FloA (flotillin-like protein involved in membrane lipid rafts), producing the protein MNIEPGLYLVLVAAIIIIALSVLLSVVPVMLWISALASGVRISIITLIAMRLRRVTPSRIVNPMIKATKAGIDLSVNQLESHFLAGGNVDRVVNALIAAHRAKIHLEFERAAAIDLAGRDVLLAVQMSVNPRVIETPNVSAVAKNGIEVKVIARVTVRANIDRLVGGAGEETIIARVGEGIVTTVGSSDSHKDVLENPDLISRTVLGKGLDAGTAFEILSIDIADVDVGKNIGAHLQTEQAEADKRIAQAKAEERRAMAVAAEQEMKARVVEMRAKVVESESQVPLAMAEALRNGKLGVMDYMNLKNIDADTQMRSSLGKINDGKSEKE; encoded by the coding sequence ATGAATATAGAACCAGGATTATATTTGGTGTTGGTTGCGGCTATCATTATTATTGCGCTTTCGGTATTGTTGAGTGTTGTCCCTGTCATGCTTTGGATTTCGGCACTTGCTTCCGGAGTGAGAATTAGCATTATTACTTTAATTGCCATGAGGCTTCGCCGCGTGACTCCGAGTAGAATCGTGAATCCGATGATTAAGGCTACTAAAGCGGGTATTGATCTAAGTGTCAATCAGCTAGAAAGCCACTTTCTTGCAGGCGGTAACGTTGATCGGGTTGTCAATGCTTTAATTGCTGCTCACCGCGCGAAGATTCACTTGGAGTTTGAGCGTGCAGCGGCTATTGATCTCGCAGGACGCGATGTGTTGTTAGCCGTTCAAATGAGTGTAAATCCACGAGTCATTGAAACACCTAATGTTTCAGCAGTGGCTAAGAACGGCATTGAGGTAAAGGTTATTGCCAGGGTTACGGTTCGAGCCAACATTGACCGGCTTGTAGGGGGCGCGGGCGAGGAAACGATTATCGCACGTGTAGGTGAAGGGATTGTTACTACAGTTGGTTCCAGTGACTCTCACAAAGATGTTTTAGAAAATCCGGATTTGATTTCTCGAACGGTTCTGGGTAAAGGGTTAGATGCCGGAACAGCTTTTGAAATATTATCGATTGATATCGCGGATGTGGATGTAGGTAAAAACATTGGCGCCCATTTGCAAACGGAGCAGGCAGAAGCCGATAAGCGAATCGCGCAGGCTAAAGCCGAGGAAAGACGTGCGATGGCCGTTGCTGCCGAGCAAGAAATGAAAGCCAGAGTAGTAGAAATGCGTGCGAAGGTAGTCGAATCGGAGTCACAGGTGCCGCTTGCGATGGCTGAAGCACTTCGAAATGGCAAACTAGGTGTCATGGACTATATGAATCTAAAAAATATTGATGCAGATACACAAATGCGTTCTTCACTTGGCAAAATAAATGATGGTAAGAGTGAGAAAGAATAG